A stretch of Episyrphus balteatus chromosome 2, idEpiBalt1.1, whole genome shotgun sequence DNA encodes these proteins:
- the LOC129910993 gene encoding ras-responsive element-binding protein 1 — MLKTSIKKEITDISLRKMDHRRQSTTSDSSVEPMDLGRSNSKISTDTIDHSSSTTLPTTTQIKDAILSDANTKYRYESDADESADDRDRDHQQRRSHSQHHYHHRRRTTNSGRDKRTVLMECTDSPHSLRKKFRFSNSSSNSNNSNNQNNAIPATDTVINLKSSKTSNNDSSIKSTTTASANLTTTTNNESGFVDASISQNLNTSGSSATSSTSSSSPTSSSSASPSASNIASAISSPESGMGERDDMKYLCPICEVVSATPHEFTNHIRCHNYSSGDTENFTCRICSKVLSSASSLDRHVLVHTGERPFNCKYCQLTFTTNGNMHRHMRTHKQHQQHYHRNSNGTKGANGSSNSSLLPSVPSTNQSSAAQTSATVSSALTSKTSTTTTTNTSNGGGGVCNSNGDTLAGEGDGCGGESYDSDGGCSTDSSSGISQSSNNNNNSNINNKNISNFKRKSTDSLEDLSIMKRRVKTTINNNNIIDNIHAIPEKSVTEVPSDIEDVKQQQQQKLFCPVCNRDDFVGMLALGDHMDSDHSDIPAKCRHCDVVFKTHKQLNVHPCTSKLKITQGFKDLTFVDFSSEKFPLIAKSLCEQSVRAPVGGQKFECSKCYRAFPCASSVEIHEKDCSTSGLNLFVDFPNRKQRAYSESSGNADDDDNRREEFFNRLYLTNKSTAQSMTSLSVSSPSLSDVKSSELEKTPVKNSQLEQFQDTKELADIQSILNITSSSSTSNFLRNFENSVNAPISNYGAENGEEEAQDAFTSEFRKMKLRGEFPCKLCTAVFPNLRALKGHNRIHLSAAGAGPYRCNMCTYSIHDKAALVRHMRTHNGDRPYECAICNYAFTTKANCERHLRNRHAKTTRDEVKRAIIYHPSEDSNCDDAMKKLHMFSSPEFDQDEMEQLHPPKDRSTPVSHLKEMLQAESKPMKIQVKSLEKLIDKPSFNQPDDLEKDHEPIIIPQQEKDLARPIDLSMDALDLSKKSVKAEKIEEKRPQSPPLPASHLNPIRPQAGEPNIDMRLLEKNQQLLLAQQRLLNEAMPKMDPAHYFQLSQLYNNLVFQPALNPFFLQNSFLSNNISDLNKFGPMVNPLFTGTPVDSPIARGEKPNQQSSQPKPAQEELNSSIKQINTQAQSPVPAQSQPLPRNPTPSLSQMPVLPRSHQHLMSGNHPSGMLPSSLPNSGPVKMVIKNGVLMPKQKQRRYRTERPFACEHCSARFTLRSNMERHIKQQHPQYWAQRQRSGHHIMRGRANSSSIHSHLQSAHSPLETPHPISNSGMMTNPLSAISDQVKYAILAQQLKTRKETDILQQALSQGSNSVLAQNPTSAISSLRQSLSASSNTNNGSTEDDDPKLVIDEDDDEQEDEEEDEEEEECEDRKPENLTKFQDFPEQTPNEAAKKVAESILEQAMKAGTTKSSYNNDEDRDRTVGKDFGLKLSKNMIAQAESVGKFLKEVASSPFKDESNDLVSVSKLVDNATNSMSFNTYFRPSDVVNQMEQSDEEGLVASGSASESNNSGPEDMVSSQEPKKKSAYSSAPNRVSCPYCQRMFPWSSSLRRHILTHTGQKPFKCSHCPLLFTTKSNCDRHLLRKHGNVESAVSLYVPIEDVNEPLPVPKSVEEIELQQQQLLLQQKQQKRLEELKEMEKIQPVQQKPVEGNQELTTNIAPTPTISNNVASSKLETIPSSQMISSSPVISSSELPFKCHLCDSSFAERFQCLDHIKIHHAQEFSLLLSKGAIDNEADINSQVQSTEDDEKRDESRGKYPDYTNRKVICAFCMRRFWSTEDLRRHMRTHSGERPFQCDICLRKFTLKHSMLRHMKKHSGGSHSSNGNANAGNSGSDVSDDEQPPSSVMLANALRSHKIQELFSKVNSEWRNNRMSGEHKENIEEHNNQSDLIGNLLGISDQGILNKLLSSADEAAKFLGVEK, encoded by the exons ATGTTGAAAAcatcgattaaaaaagaaatcactGATATTTCACTGCGAAAAATGGATCATCGACGCCAATCAACCACATCAGATTCATCTGTTGAGCCTATGGATTTGGGacgttcaaattcaaaaatctcCACAGATACAATAGATCATAGCAGTAGCACAACATTgccaacaacaacacaaattaAAGATGCCATTTTATCAGATGCCAATACAAAGTATCGCTATGAATCCGATGCCGACGAGTCAGCCGATGATAGAGATAGAGATCATCAACAAAGAAGGTCACACAGTCAACATCACTATCACCATCGTCGGCGGACTACAAATTCTGGACGTGATAAACGCACTGTCCTCATGGAATGCACCGACAGTCCACATTCATTGCGAAAGAAATTTCGATttagcaacagcagcagcaacagtaATAATAGCAATAACCAAAATAATGCTATACCTGCTACTGACACTGTGATCAAtttaaaatcatcaaaaacATCGAATAATGATTCATCAATAAAATCAACAACTACAGCTTCAGCAAAtctgacaacaacaacaaacaacgaATCTGGGTTTGTGGATGCTAGCataagtcaaaatttaaatacatcAGGTTCATCGGCAACATCAtccacatcatcatcatcgccaacatcatcatcatcggctTCACCATCTGCAAGTAATATTGCGTCGGCAATATCGAGCCCCGAGTCGGGTATGGGTGAACGTGATGATATGAAGTACCTTTGCCCAATTTGTGAAGTTGTATCGGCGACACCACATGAATTCACCAATCACATTCGATGTCATAATTATTCATCTGGTGATACCGAAAATTTCACTTGCCGCATATGCTCCAAG GTTCTATCATCTGCCTCTTCATTAGATCGCCACGTATTGGTGCACACTGGTGAGCGACCCTTTAACTGCAAATATTGCCAATTGACATTCACTACAAATGGCAATATGCATCGTCACATGCGAACCCacaaacaacaccaacaacactaTCATCGCAATTCAAATGGTACAAAAGGTGCAAATGGTAGCAGCAATTCAAGCTTATTACCGAGTGTACCATCAACTAATCAATCGTCAGCAGCTCAAACATCAGCCACCGTAAGTTCAGCTTTAACATCAAAAACGTCCACGACAACGACGACAAACACTAGcaatggtggtggtggtgtttGCAATAGCAATGGCGACACATTAGCGGGTGAAGGAGATGGTTGTGGTGGCGAAAGCTATGACAGTGATGGTGGTTGCTCAACAGATTCATCGAGTGGCATCAGCCAAAGTTCCAATAACAACAATAACAGcaatatcaacaacaaaaatataagcaATTTCAAACGCAAGAGCACCGACAGCTTAGAAGACTTGTCCATTATGAAACGACGCGTGAAGACGACCATTAACAATAACAATATCATCGATAATATTCATGCTATCCCTGAGAAGAGTGTAACTGAAGTACCAAGTGACATCGAAGATGttaagcaacaacaacaacaaaagcttTTCTGCCCCGTGTGTAATCGTGATGATTTCGTTGGGATGCTTGCATTGGGAGATCATATGGATAGCGATCATTCTGATATTCCAGCTAAATGTCGTCATTGTgatgttgtttttaaaactcACAAACAACTTAACGTACATCCGTGCACGAGTAAACTTAAAATTACCCAAGGTTTTAAGGATTTGACATTTGTTGACTTCTCGAGTGAGAAATTCCCATTGATTGCAAAGTCTCTATGCGAACAGAGTGTTCGGGCGCCAGTTGGAGGTCAAAAATTCGAGTGCTCGAAATGTTACCGAGCATTTCCCTGTGCCAGTTCAGTTGAAATTCATGAGAAAGACTGTTCGACATCAGGTTTGAATCTATTTGTTGACTTTCCCAACCGAAAGCAAAGAGCTTACAGTGAAAGCTCTGGAAATgccgatgatgatgataatcGGCGTGAGGAATTCTTCAATCGGTTATACTTAACAAACAAATCAACCGCACAAAGCATGACCAGTTTGTCAGTATCCTCACCATCTTTGTCCGATGTGAAGTCCTCTGAGCTTGAAAAGACACCAGTTAAGAACTCCCAGTTGGAACAATTCCAGGACACTAAAGAGCTTGCTGACATTCAATCGATCCTCAATATAACTTCGTCATCATCAACAAGCAATTTTCtgcgtaattttgaaaattctgttAATGCACCAATCAGTAATTATGGTGCAGAAAACGGCGAAGAAGAAGCTCAAGATGCATTCACCTCAGAATTTCGTAAGATGAAACTTCGTGGAGAATTTCCATGTAAACTCTGTACCGCGGTCTTTCCCAACTTGCGCGCACTCAAAGGTCACAATCGAATACATCTTAGTGCTGCTGGTGCAGGACCTTACCGATGCAATATGTGTACATACTCTATTCATGACAAAGCAGCTCTTGTTCGTCACATGCGCACACACAACGGCGATAGACCTTATGAATGTGCCATTTGTAATTATGCATTCACAACAAAGGCCAATTGTGAAAGACATTTGCGAAATCGTCATGCAAAAACAACACGTGACGAAGTAAAACGTGCCATTATCTATCATCCATCCGAAGACTCAAATTGTGATGATGCCATGAAAAAGTTGCACATGTTCTCATCGCCTGAATTCGATCAGGACGAGATGGAGCAACTCCATCCACCCAAAGATCGATCAACTCCGGTTTCTCATTTGAAGGAAATGCTTCAAGCCGAATCAAAGCCAATGAAAATTCAAGTAAAGAGTCTTGAGAAATTGATTGATAAACCATCATTCAATCAACCTGATGACTTAGAGAAAGATCATGAGCCAATTATTATACCCCAACAAGAAAAAGATCTCGCTAGACCAATTGATCTTAGTATGGATGCATTGgatttaagcaaaaaatctGTTAAAGCCGAGAAAATCGAAGAGAAACGACCTCAATCTCCTCCATTACCAGCGTCACATTTAAATCCAATTCGTCCACAAGCCGGTGAACCGAATATCGATATGCGACTTCTTGAGAAAAACCAACAGCTCTTGCTGGCTCAGCAAAGACTTCTCAACGAAGCAATGCCAAAAATGGATCCTGCACATTATTTCCAACTATCTCAGCTGTACAATAACTTGGTGTTCCAGCCGGCACTTAATCCTTTTTTCCTACAAAACTCCTTTCTTTCAAACAACATCAgtgatttgaataaatttgGTCCCATGGTGAATCCTCTCTTCACTGGAACACCTGTTGATAGCCCGATTGCACGTGGCGAAAAACCAAATCAACAAAGTTCACAGCCAAAGCCCGCTCAAGAAGAGCTCAATTCgtcaataaaacaaattaacaccCAAGCTCAATCTCCAGTGCCAGCTCAGAGTCAGCCATTGCCACGGAATCCAACACCATCTCTATCGCAAATGCCAGTTTTGCCAAGAAGTCATCAGCACTTGATGAGTGGAAATCATCCTTCGGGAATGCTTCCATCATCTTTGCCCAATTCTGGTCCAGTTAAAATGGTTATCAAAAATGGAGTTCTCAtgccgaaacaaaaacaaagacgTTACCGTACTGAACGTCCTTTTGCATGTGAACATTGTTCGGCACGATTCACTCTGCGTTCCAATATGGAACGTCATATCAAACAACAACATCCGCAATACTGGGCACAACGACAACGCAGTGGTCATCATATTATGCGTGGTCGTGCTAATAGTTCCTCTATACACTCTCACTTGCAGTCAGCTCACTCCCCTTTGGAAACGCCCCATCCAATAAGCAATAGTGGCATGATGACAAATCCCTTGAGTGCCATTTCCGATCAAGTTAAATATGCGATACTTGCCCAACAACTAAAAACCCGCAAGGAAACTGATATTCTGCAACAGGCCTTATCTCAAGGTTCCAACAGTGTACTTGCCCAGAATCCAACATCAGCTATAAGCAGTCTCCGTCAATCACTCAGTGCATCGTCGAATACCAACAATGGCAGCACTGAAGATGATGATCCTAAACTAGTTATCGACGAAGATGACGATGAGcaagaagatgaagaagaagacgaggaagaagaagaatgtGAAGATAGAAAGCCAGAAAATTTGaccaaatttcaagactttCCCGAGCAAACCCCTAATGAAGCTGCAAAAAAAGTCGCTGAATCTATTCTCGAGCAAGCAATGAAAGCTGGAACCACTAAGAGTTCATACAATAACGATGAAGATCGTGATCGAACGGTTGGTAAAGATTTTGGCCTCAAATTGTCGAAAAATATGATTGCTCAAGCCGAATCTGTGGgcaagtttttgaaagaagtcGCCAGCTCACCATTTAAAGATGAGTCAAATGACTTGGTATCAGTTTCAAAGTTAGTTGATAACGCAACTAATTCTATGTCTTTTAACACCTATTTCCGACCCAGTGACGTTGTCAATCAAATGGAACAAAGTGATGAAGAAGGACTTGTGGCATCGGGAAGTGCATCGGAAAGTAACAACTCTGGTCCTGAAGACATGGTCAGCTCACAAGAACCAAAGAAAAAATCTGCTTACAGTTCAGCACCTAATCGTGTTTCCTGTCCATATTGCCAGCGAATGTTCCCATGGTCCAGTTCTTTAAGGAGGCACATTCTCACTCATACCGGccaaaaaccatttaaatgtTCACATTGCCCGCTGCTCTTCACAACCAAAAGCAATTGTGATCGTCATTTGTTACGAAAACATGGAAACGTTGAATCAGCTGTGTCATTGTATGTTCCTATTGAGGATGTTAATGAACCTTTGCCAGTGCCCAAATCTGTTGAAGAAATAGAACTACAACAACAGCAACTGCTtcttcaacaaaaacaacaaaaaaggttAGAAGAACTtaaagaaatggaaaaaatcCAACCGGTTCAACAAAAACCAGTCGAAGGAAATCAAGAGCTGACAACGAATATTGCTCCAACACCCACAATCTCTAATAATGTCGCTTCGTCTAAACTTGAAACTATTCCGTCCTCTCAAATGATTTCCTCGTCTCCAGTGATTTCATCTTCAGAGTTGCCATTCAAGTGCCATCTGTGTGATAGTTCGTTTGCGGAGCGATTCCAATGCCTCGATCACATTAAAATCCATCATGCTCAAGAATTTTCCCTACTTCTGTCGAAAGGTGCGATTGACAATGAAGCCGATATAAACAGTCAAGTCCAATCCACTGAAGATGATGAAAAACGCGACGAAAGTCGAGGCAAGTATCCAGATTACACTAATCGCAAGGTAATTTGTGCCTTCTGTATGCGTCGTTTTTGGTCCACTGAAGATTTACGTCGTCACATGCGAACACATTCTGGGGAGAGACCATTCCAATGCGATATTTGTCTACGAAAATTCACCCTAAAGCACAGCATGTTGCGACACATGAAAAAACACAGCGGTGGCAGTCATTCTAGCAATGGCAACGCCAATGCCGGCAACAGTGGATCTGATGTGTCTGATGATGAACAACCACCATCTAGTGTTATGCTTGCCAATGCCTTACGTTCTCACAAAATCCAAGAACTTTTCTCAAAGGTCAACAGCGAATGGCGCAATAATCGAATGTCGGGTGAGCACAAAGAGAACATCGAAGAGCACAACAACCAGTCCGATCTTATTGGTAATTTGCTGGGAATCAGCGATCAAGGCATTCTTAATAAATTGCTATCGTCAGCTGATGAAGCTGCTAAATTTCTTGGTGTTGAAAAGTAG
- the LOC129910998 gene encoding uncharacterized protein LOC129910998 — translation MPNTYKRTGFEKPYKNYTPETLEDALLQVREGKMSLNKAAKEFNISRSTLQNKIKKLHTKSVGGPTALLEDEEACIVKMLLTTSNWGFPLSTLDLRHITKRFLDRKGKRVSKFNNNFPGKDWAHSFLERHKDQITSRMCQNITPARAAISVSTMSSYFNNLENSLEGIPPENISNYDETNFTDDPGSKKAIFSRGVKYPEQVMAHSKSSVSLMFCGTATGQLLPVYVVYKAKNVYKNWMEGGPPGSRYNATSHGWFDNRVFSDWFQTIYLPYARRLTGPKAIIGDNLSSHFSEDVIKLAEENNIKFICLPPNCTHIAQPLDVAFFRPLKTLWRKTLTEYKIANSKNKTVPKDVFPRLLKKVWDRLHENDKARENLISGFRATGIYPCDRQQVLSKLDKTESRTNNTTSNMMNLSDSVLDYMKSLRTPDTSTRKPRKKKVNTEPGASVTMADFTLSSSVLTHSPNVDAPDDVTEEMSTDQPGPSKISHRRKPRRRKVIVSSDSSTINTTLNSLQSLSLDDSDSVNLASWQEQQIMIDEDMMASEESSIKAGDYFLVKFPVKKKLTFYVGCILNVDNDEVTVSFLRRGAGYSFIYPEKKDVAQVTKSDLEKKLPVPTVDRRERLFFSISFEGYQNLC, via the exons ATGCCGAACACATACAAAAGGACGGGGTTCGAAAAGCCTTACAAAAACTATACCCCTGAAACATTGGAAGATGCTTTATTACAAGTTCGAGAAGGGAAAATGTCATTAAACAAGGCCGCAAAAGAGTTCAACATCTCAAGATCCACGctccaaaacaaaattaagaagcTTCACACAAAATCTGTTGGTGGGCCAACCGCTCTTTTGGAAGACGAAGAAGCCTGCATCGTAAAAATGCTTCTAACAACGAGTAACTGGGGATTTCCACTTTCAACCCTCGATCTTCGCCACATCACCAAGAGGTTTCTCGACAGAAAGGGCAAACGTGTTTCCAAGTTTAATAACAATTTCCCAGGGAAGGATTGGGCACATTCATTTCTGGAAAGGCACAAAGACCAAATAACTTCTCGAATGTGCCAAAATATTACTCCAGCAAGGGCAGCCATATCAGTCTCAACAATGTCTAGCTACTTCAACAACTTGGAAAACAGTTTGGAAGGTATACCACCTGAAAACATCAGCAACTATGACGAAACCAATTTTACAGACGATCCAGGATCCAAGAAAGCCATTTTCTCCAGAGGCGTTAAGTATCCAGAACAAGTTATGGCCCATTCTAAAAGCTCAGTTTCTCTCATGTTTTGTGGCACAGCAACAGGACAGTTGTTGCCTGTTTACGTTGTTTATAAAGCCAAAAATGTTTACAAGAACTGGATGGAGGGTGGTCCACCTGGCTCTCGATATAATGCTACATCTCATGGTTGGTTTGATAACAGGGTATTTTCCGATTGGTTTCAAACTATCTACCTCCCTTACGCCCGGAGGTTAACTGGTCCAAAGGCAATCATTGGTGACAATCTTTCGAGCCATTTTTCAGAAGATGTTATCAAACTAGCTGaagaaaataatatcaaatttatttgCCTTCCCCCCAATTGCACTCATATTGCTCAACCACTAGACGTAGCATTCTTTCGACCTCTTAAAACATTATGGAGGAAGACTTTAACAGAGTATAAGATTGCTAACTCGAAAAACAAAACAGTGCCGAAAGATGTGTTTCCTAGGCTTCTAAAAAAAGTCTGGGACAGGTTACATGAGAACGACAAGGCAAGAGAAAATTTGATATCTGGCTTCCGGGCAACTGGAATTTATCCATGCGATAGGCAACAAGTTTTAAGTAAACTCGACAAAACTGAATCAAGAACAAATAATACTACCAGCAACATGATGAACCTTAGCGATTCAGTATTGGACTATATGAAGAGCCTTCGGACCCCGGATACCTCAACCAGGAagccaagaaagaaaaaagttaacactGAACCAGGTGCTAGTGTCACTATGGCGGACTTCACATTATCGTCGAGCGTTTTAACACATTCTCCCAATGTAGATGCACCCGATGATGTCACTGAAGAAATGTCCACGGATCAGCCCGGCCCCTCAAAAATAAGTCACAGACGGAAGCCAAGACGCCGCAAG GTCATCGTTTCATCAGACTCCTCAACCATCAATACCACTCTAAACTCGCTCCAGTCTTTGTCTTTGGATGACTCGGACAGTGTTAACCTCGCTTCTTGGCAAGAGCAACAAATTATGATTGACGAAGATATGATGGCCAGCGAAGAATCGTCCATAAAGGCTGGTGACTATTTTCTGGTCAAGTTTccagttaagaaaaaattaacattttacgTCGGCTGCATCTTAAATGTTGATAACGATGAGGTTACAGTGTCATTCCTGCGAAGAGGTGCTGGGTACAGCTTCATATACCCAGAAAAAAAAGACGTTGCACAAGTCACCAAAAGTGATCTGGAGAAGAAACTTCCTGTTCCAACGGTTGACCGCAGAGAGAGACTATTTTTTTCCATATCATTTGAAGGATATCAAAATTTATGCTAA